A single Marinobacter sp. es.042 DNA region contains:
- the cls gene encoding cardiolipin synthase: MDELSLVALVVGAVYLGAFACIYRILLTYRTTQGAIAWVIALIGLPYLAVPMFVLFGRHRFGGYVRARRLGDESLTNLLNRFEQQTTSIPIPASERFTDELQVLCRLGRQPFTDGNRCTLLRDGEATFEALFEAMEDAEHYILLEFYIVRSDRVGRRIKSILERKLAQGVEVWFLYDDIGSVWLPRKYLNQLAAAGARVASFGNGNIRRRRFQINFRNHRKLLVCDGKIGFVGGINLGDEYLGTAMDQEPWRDTHCRIEGPAVTGLQLAWLEDWNWASNDFPSLDWAPVNNQPGNDEVLMLPTGPADSWETCTLFFLNCINNARTRLWIASPYFVPDFQIMNALQLAALRGVDVRILIPEKSDSRLIGLAAYSYLVQACKTGIGIYRYQPGFMHQKVILVDDRYAAVGTANMDNRSMRLNFEITAITTARHFIRSVESMLEHDLDNSRLMIESDYKDRSILFRLCCRAVRLLAPLL; the protein is encoded by the coding sequence ATGGACGAGCTGTCTCTCGTTGCACTGGTGGTCGGGGCCGTTTACCTGGGCGCATTTGCCTGTATTTACCGTATTCTTCTGACCTATCGGACGACACAGGGCGCCATTGCCTGGGTCATTGCCCTGATCGGCCTGCCCTACCTGGCCGTGCCCATGTTCGTGCTGTTCGGGCGGCATCGGTTTGGCGGCTACGTGAGAGCCCGACGGCTTGGCGACGAATCCCTGACCAATCTGCTGAACCGGTTCGAGCAGCAAACAACCTCCATACCCATCCCCGCCAGCGAACGGTTCACCGACGAACTTCAGGTGCTCTGCCGACTGGGCCGGCAGCCGTTCACCGATGGCAACCGATGTACCCTGCTCAGGGACGGTGAGGCCACGTTCGAGGCCCTGTTCGAAGCCATGGAAGACGCCGAGCACTATATCCTTCTGGAATTCTACATCGTGCGGTCAGACCGGGTTGGCCGCCGGATCAAGTCAATTCTCGAGCGCAAACTGGCCCAGGGTGTGGAAGTCTGGTTTCTGTATGACGACATTGGCAGCGTCTGGCTGCCGCGCAAGTACCTGAACCAGCTCGCCGCCGCCGGCGCCCGCGTGGCCTCGTTCGGTAACGGCAACATCCGCCGGAGGCGGTTCCAGATCAATTTCCGGAACCACCGGAAACTGCTGGTCTGCGACGGCAAAATCGGCTTTGTGGGTGGCATCAACCTGGGAGACGAATACCTGGGCACTGCCATGGACCAGGAACCCTGGCGCGATACCCACTGCCGGATTGAGGGCCCGGCCGTCACCGGCCTGCAGCTGGCATGGCTGGAAGACTGGAACTGGGCCAGCAACGATTTTCCCAGCCTCGACTGGGCGCCGGTCAACAACCAGCCCGGCAACGACGAGGTGCTGATGCTGCCAACAGGACCCGCGGACAGCTGGGAAACCTGCACACTGTTTTTCCTCAACTGCATCAATAATGCCCGCACCCGGCTCTGGATCGCCTCGCCCTATTTTGTTCCGGATTTCCAGATCATGAACGCCCTTCAGTTGGCGGCGCTTCGGGGCGTGGACGTACGAATCCTGATTCCGGAGAAATCGGACAGCCGCCTGATTGGCCTCGCGGCTTACTCTTACCTCGTCCAGGCCTGCAAGACCGGCATCGGCATCTATCGCTACCAGCCTGGCTTCATGCATCAGAAAGTGATCCTGGTGGATGATCGATACGCGGCGGTGGGAACCGCCAACATGGACAACCGCTCGATGCGACTGAATTTCGAGATCACCGCCATAACCACCGCAAGGCATTTCATCCGGAGTGTGGAATCCATGCTGGAACACGATCTGGACAATTCCCGCCTGATGATCGAGAGCGACTACAAGGATCGGTCGATCCTGTTCCGCCTGTGTTGCCGGGCCGTCCGCCTGCTGGCGCCACTTCTATAG
- a CDS encoding GntR family transcriptional regulator, translated as MNAFKPRETLTEQVARHIENLIAFGQLRSGERIYEGAMAKQMDVSHGSIREGLLLLEKRHLVRNVPRKGAFVTPLDEYFVRSLYETLELYLTHTGRKLVRHWQPEDMARLESLYEQMQACYRKNDLMAFLELGIEYTKASLAYADNYFIVSAIDDLWPSAKRCAFVAFQEGGNRVIEDNLSHMEQSISAIKDRDEDRLADILHRYALQQCQQVLTAIEKTGSTTA; from the coding sequence ATGAATGCCTTCAAGCCCAGAGAAACACTGACCGAACAGGTCGCACGCCACATCGAAAACCTGATTGCCTTTGGCCAGCTGCGCTCCGGTGAACGGATCTACGAGGGCGCCATGGCGAAACAGATGGACGTCAGTCATGGATCCATACGGGAGGGCTTGCTGCTGCTGGAGAAGCGGCATCTGGTCCGCAACGTACCCCGCAAAGGCGCGTTCGTGACTCCGCTGGATGAATACTTCGTGCGCAGCCTGTACGAGACCCTGGAGCTCTATCTCACCCACACCGGTCGCAAGCTGGTGCGTCACTGGCAGCCCGAGGACATGGCTCGGCTGGAGAGCCTGTATGAGCAAATGCAGGCCTGCTACAGGAAAAACGATCTGATGGCGTTTCTGGAGCTGGGCATTGAGTACACCAAGGCATCGCTGGCCTATGCCGACAACTACTTCATTGTCTCTGCCATTGATGACCTCTGGCCTTCGGCAAAGCGCTGTGCCTTCGTCGCCTTCCAGGAAGGAGGCAATCGTGTCATTGAGGACAACCTGTCCCACATGGAACAGTCAATCAGTGCCATCAAGGATCGGGATGAGGATCGCCTGGCAGACATCCTGCACCGCTATGCCCTGCAACAATGCCAGCAGGTTCTCACTGCCATTGAAAAGACCGGCAGCACAACGGCCTGA
- a CDS encoding patatin-like phospholipase family protein: protein MSQCNPWGRNVPRLIAVIMILLAPMASAEERPKVGLVLSGGGAKGMAHVGVLRVLEEMRVPVDLVVGTSAGSAVGALYASGMPVSDIEQRFIEMDWLSSFRDDPGRVYKPVRRKQDDWRFPVVPGIGVRADGLRVGGGLIAGQNLGFILNELTRNAALVEDFDRLPIPFRAVATDLETGEQVVIGDGNLSEAIRASMSIPGVYAPAERDGQLLVDGGVANNLPISVARDLGADIIIAVDITDSLMETDELRGAFSVVGQLTTIMTRRNTDQQLDLLADDDVLIRPDLEGYTSADFYDAPVLFELGASSAREHGVELRPLALSRKAWADWRDSVSAQDAGARIVSRIEIEDSRRLARDFLKERIRQRIGEPLDTARLEADLKRIYGLGYYEIVSYSTSSLPEGTVLTIRVQEKSWGPNYLSFGLSYEDNFDGETRFNLASSLRMTELNALGGEWQTGVQLGTEPWVRSQWYQPLDYGYERFLVLGGEYSRDTFSLFDAAGTRVTEVDVTFRKADLALGMEIGGNAEVRLIYARGYATVDEQIGQPVAPEGSVHQGGLAVQLVHDSLDDTFYPRDGGFAGLRGRFEREGLGSDREFDSVTGLALGTGSWKGLTLTGLVFGHAVTRGTAGIENAVRLGGFRRLSAYAPGEITGDNALMVSAYASQTFGGPLLPWFVGAGFEAGNAWPSLDEASWDSSVKSSSVFAGVDTFLGPVQVAAAYNNEDNWTAYLNIGFSFTQLFY, encoded by the coding sequence GTGAGCCAGTGCAACCCCTGGGGCCGGAATGTCCCTCGACTGATCGCTGTCATCATGATTCTTCTGGCACCAATGGCTTCGGCTGAGGAGCGTCCCAAGGTAGGGCTGGTTCTGAGTGGCGGCGGCGCCAAGGGTATGGCCCATGTTGGCGTGCTGCGGGTTCTGGAGGAAATGCGGGTTCCTGTTGATCTGGTGGTGGGCACCAGCGCAGGTTCCGCGGTCGGTGCCCTGTATGCCAGTGGTATGCCGGTCAGTGACATCGAGCAGCGCTTTATCGAGATGGACTGGCTTTCCAGCTTTCGCGACGATCCCGGCCGGGTCTACAAGCCGGTTCGGCGCAAGCAGGATGACTGGCGGTTTCCGGTGGTCCCGGGCATCGGTGTTCGCGCCGATGGCCTGCGTGTCGGCGGCGGGCTGATTGCAGGGCAGAATCTTGGTTTTATCCTCAACGAGCTGACCCGCAACGCCGCCCTGGTTGAAGACTTCGACCGGCTCCCCATTCCCTTCCGGGCTGTTGCCACCGATCTCGAGACCGGTGAGCAGGTCGTCATTGGTGACGGTAACCTGTCCGAGGCCATCCGTGCCAGCATGAGTATTCCCGGGGTATACGCGCCGGCGGAACGTGATGGTCAGTTGCTGGTGGATGGGGGCGTCGCCAACAACCTGCCCATCAGCGTTGCCAGGGATTTGGGCGCCGACATCATCATTGCAGTGGATATTACCGACAGTCTGATGGAAACCGACGAGCTGAGGGGCGCGTTTTCCGTTGTCGGTCAACTCACAACCATCATGACCCGTCGGAACACCGACCAGCAGCTGGATCTGCTCGCCGATGACGATGTTCTGATCCGCCCCGACCTCGAAGGCTACACCTCCGCTGACTTTTACGATGCGCCGGTTCTGTTTGAGCTGGGCGCCAGCTCGGCCCGGGAACACGGCGTCGAACTGCGTCCGTTGGCATTATCCCGAAAGGCCTGGGCCGATTGGCGGGACAGTGTGTCGGCGCAGGACGCGGGTGCGCGTATCGTGTCACGCATCGAGATCGAAGACAGTCGTCGGTTGGCCCGGGACTTCCTCAAGGAACGAATCCGGCAGAGAATCGGAGAGCCACTGGACACCGCCCGCCTGGAAGCCGACCTCAAACGGATCTACGGGCTTGGCTATTACGAGATTGTGTCTTATTCGACCTCGTCTTTGCCTGAGGGAACCGTTCTGACCATCCGCGTCCAGGAGAAGAGCTGGGGACCGAACTACCTGTCTTTCGGTTTGAGTTATGAGGATAACTTTGACGGGGAAACCCGGTTCAATCTTGCCTCTTCCCTTCGAATGACCGAGCTCAATGCCCTGGGCGGGGAGTGGCAGACCGGTGTTCAGCTGGGCACCGAGCCCTGGGTTCGCAGCCAGTGGTATCAGCCGCTGGATTACGGCTATGAGCGGTTTCTGGTGCTCGGTGGCGAGTACTCCCGGGATACCTTCAGCCTGTTTGATGCCGCCGGCACTCGCGTTACGGAGGTGGATGTGACCTTCCGGAAAGCGGATCTGGCACTGGGCATGGAAATCGGCGGCAATGCCGAAGTTCGCCTGATCTATGCGCGGGGCTATGCCACGGTTGACGAGCAGATCGGGCAACCGGTAGCGCCGGAGGGGTCGGTGCACCAGGGTGGGCTGGCCGTGCAACTGGTACACGACTCTCTGGACGATACTTTCTATCCTCGCGACGGTGGCTTTGCCGGCCTTCGTGGACGTTTTGAACGGGAGGGCCTGGGATCCGACCGGGAGTTCGATTCGGTAACCGGCCTGGCGCTGGGAACCGGAAGCTGGAAAGGCCTGACCCTGACCGGACTGGTCTTCGGCCATGCGGTAACCCGGGGCACCGCCGGAATTGAAAATGCCGTCCGCCTGGGTGGATTCCGCCGGCTATCGGCATACGCGCCGGGTGAGATTACCGGAGACAACGCGTTAATGGTTTCAGCCTATGCCAGCCAGACCTTTGGCGGCCCGCTGCTGCCCTGGTTTGTTGGCGCCGGGTTCGAGGCGGGTAATGCCTGGCCCTCTCTGGATGAGGCGAGCTGGGACAGTTCGGTGAAATCGTCCAGCGTATTCGCCGGCGTGGATACCTTCCTCGGCCCCGTTCAGGTGGCCGCGGCGTACAACAACGAAGACAACTGGACGGCCTACCTGAACATTGGTTTCTCGTTCACCCAGCTCTTTTACTGA